The Maridesulfovibrio hydrothermalis AM13 = DSM 14728 DNA window ACCAAGTGCGTAATCATTTTTCAGCAATGCATCAAAATAGGGAACTTCCGTGTCAAGTTTATAATAGCCTTGTCCCGTGGCAACCCTGCGTCCTGTATGAATCCGTGAACAAAGCAGAAGCAGCGGCATGATTTTTTCCAGATTACCTTTCAAATATAAAGGTCCGGTCATACCGTTCAAGAATTGTGTTCCCTTGCTGCTTTGTGAATTATGCCTGAACTCCTCATAATTCCAGTAGTATGGATGGATGGTTATTTCGCTTAAAAGATCGTCGCTTAGCGTTAAATTCAGATCAAAAAAAGAATTTGCCCGCCGGCAGAAGGCGTTGAAAAATTTTGATTTTCCAATCATCCAGCGACGTTTATTGTCCGAAGGCTTGAAGGGGAACGGGGTCAAAAAATCCAGACATATTTCTTTCGGGCACTCGGTAAAATTTGAAGAAGAAACAAGCCCCTCCATACTTTCTTGCCAGATTTCACCCGTACTGTTCATTTTAAAATTATTTTCAGGATCAGACAGATATTTATTCAAGCTGGATAAAAAAGAACTTATCTGGGCCGGCTCGGCAGAAGGAAAGATAAATTCTATATTATAATAAAAATTTTTACGAACTCTGTTCCCAAAAGGACTGCTGGAAGGATGAAAACAATACTGTAACCCACGCAATCCCGCGAGCCTTAGAGCCGTCTTGAAAATTGCATCCAGCACAAACAGCGGGTGCTGCTTTGCAAATTTATTACGTTTGTTTATCAGGGAAATTTTAACACAATGCCAGCCAAGGTTCTTAATAGGAGCGAAATTTGTAATCATATTTTAGATAACGAAGGAGTAATTTTCATTGATGCGAGGCGGAGCATTGCCGATATCTTTAGGTTTATGGCTGCCAAGCGGATAGATGGATACGAAGCCTGTTTCAATCTGAAGGTGTTCGAGTTTAGCAATAAGTCTACCTTTCAATTGAGTAGTCAAATCACACTCAAAAACACTCTCCTGAACTCGAAAACCGAACCCTTCAAGTATTTTTGAAACTTTATAGCGTTCCTTGTCGCAGGAGATGTCATAAGCAATGAGGTGCCGTGTTATTTTGCTCATAAACACAATTTGCCCTTAACGCCTAACTGCGTCAAGGGCAAATTAAATTTTCCGGACCATACCGATATGGATACCTCTTTTGAGATCCAGCTTGCAGTTCCCTTGTAGAAGAGGGGATTGCGTCAAAACCCATACCGATATGGATACCTCTTTTGAGTCTACGCTTGTTGAAGAATCTCTTGCTCCTGAAGTCAAAACCCATACCGATATGGATACCTCTTTTTGAGGCTATGGTTTTTATCTACCTTATTTCCAACTACTTGCAAAGCTGTTTTCAGCTATGTCCGAAAAAACAACACTTTTCCACACCCATTTCTGGCACATAGCAAAACGTTTTGGGTTTTGCATTTTTTTATACGTTATTTTAAATGGTTGTAAAACGCCGTAAAATTCCAAAAAAAGTTTTCCACAGGGTAAATGCCAAAATAAAGTTGAGGGATCACTCAGTTTTATTTTTGGTATTACCTTTTCAATAAATATGCTGCATTTTTATCAGAAATAAGTTTTACCGTCTCTTCCCGCAAGGCAGGGATTTAATAGGGCAGCAAATTTTGTTTTTGCCTGTCCTTTAATTTGGGTAAAATTTATTAATTAAATTCAGGTTTATTAAAAAAGGGGATTACAGGGGGGCAGGTGTGCGGATATTTCTTTTAAAACACCGTAGACCTGACGAGCAGTCTACGATGTTTTGTTTCCACCAATCACATTAAATTTAAGATTTCCAGATTGCTTTTAAGACCAGTGCTGATTTATTATCTTTTTTGACTTTCTTTTTCAAAGCTTTCACGCCAAGATTATTGACGAGTAGTGTTGCCATTTCTTTCTGTGTTTCTGCAGGCAGTCCACTGTCGGTGATTTTTTTAACAAAATATTCAAGCTTGTTGTTAAGTATGGATTTATTGTTACGCACTTCCTCTTTGAATTCTTTCATGATTTCTTCAGGGGGCGTTGGCTTGGGGTGTTCTTCAGTTGATTTAATAGGCTCGAAATATCCATACCCATTGGAGGATTTTGCTCCGAATCCTTCGTCACAAGCCAGTTGCCAGTGTTTTGTCACTATGTCTCGATGTTTTTCATCCTGACATATAAATGCGAAGGTAAAAGTGATTCCTTTAGGAACCACAATAAATTCTACAGGCACGGGTTCTTCTATATCCGGTGCAGATTCATATCCCTTTTCTCCAGAGTTCCCTTTGGTATGGTGAGGAGTAATTACATCAAGAACCAACAGATCCGAGATTTTTTTTATCAACGGGACCGGGAAGGAGTCCAGAAACAGAACCTTTCCGTTGCTGTCATCATCCTCTCCATAAATGTCAGATATTTCATCTTTTGCCTCCAGCGAAGCTATCGCCTTACAGGCTCCCTTTACAGAAGATCCTGGAATATAGGGAACTCCGTAGGTGTGGTGCAGTGAAAACCCTACATGCATTGCGGCTCCATAGCTGAGGCCAGATATAAATTTTGATCCGGTTTTGGCTTCAAGTATAAGGGCGCCAGTCTTTTCAAGATACTCCAACCATTTTTGGTTGGAAAGTTTATAAATATTTCTGAAATTGTCATCCTGAACAGATTTGGTAAGTGCAGCCAATACGGTTCTCTTCTCTCCTACATGGTCATTATTTTCGGGCTTGGCTATTGAGAGAGAGTGTTTTTCAGGATGCTCAAAGATAAGAGCGTGCAGTCCCAGTTTGTGCATCAGCAGTGAGGGGTGAACAGCTTGAAGATCAGTTTTCATTGCTCACCTCGGTGTTTGTGTTACTGTTATCTTTTTTGGGTATGATAGCCTTAGCCATACGTTTCAGCCACGCAGTGTATGCAACCGCCTCAATCGTAGCATGACGTAAGTTCTTCTCGCATAGTTTGTAGGCCTCCGATGGGTAGTTAGTAGTTTTGTCTTTATCTAATTCCTTTTTAGCAAGATATTCGACAAGTTCCTTGCCGATCATATAGCGGTCATTTTGCTCGTTACCGCTGTTATCTGTTTTTGACTTCTCAAGGAGGAAAATTAAAGTTTGCGGAAGACCATTAATTTTTATTTTTGCGGGCAGTCCTTCAAGTTCTGTCCTGATGTCTGCTGCGTTGTCTTTGCCTTTGCATTTATCAATAAAATTAAAAGCCTTTTTAGATAGGATGTTGTCTCTGCTATCCATGACTTTCTCCTTTCTCAATAGGAGTGATTTCCATCAATCCGTGTCCGGTGGACTCGTTGCCGCCGACCTGAAAGAATAGAGGCTTGGTCTCTATGAGCTTTGTTGAGTATTTGCCAGATTCAGAAGGATCATCTCCATTGTAAGGAGGGCTTTCAAGTAGCTGCCCGAAAAAGATGCTTTCTGCTGGAACAAATTCTTCATACCAGAGGCTCTTAGACTGTTTAGTTGCGCTGAGCTTGTTATGGGCGCGTATTTCCATGGCATTGGATGCAAACCATTCAAATGTCTCGTCAGAAACAAGGGCCAGCCTGCTTTTCAGGTAATTAGGGACTCCTTCTGATGGTAAATTAAGTTTTTGTGACTTTGCTTTTAACTTGATGTCCTCAAGGTACACATTTTCGATGTCTGCCAGTGCAGAAGATATGATGGTGTCATCGTTTATGTTACTTATTTCATGAGGTTCTATACCTTGTTTTACCAAGGTTTCATTGAACCTGCTTACCTGAAGCGGACAGGTGATCAGAAAAAAAGTTCGGGCACTTGCTCTTATGGGAAGGTACAGTATCTGTGCATCAACGAATCCGAGTAGTCCTGCACTTTTGTTGTCTACATCCGACGAATCTGGACCGAAGGCTGTGTGTTCTTCGGTTTGCTCCCAGTCGTCATTGCGCTGGCAAATATCTCTCCAGACTCCTTTTAAGGATGTTGCCGGGATGAACGGGAAATTGGTGTAGCGTTCACGCACAACGGGTAGATCTATGCCATCTCCTGCTTCTGTCGCGCCGCAATGAAGAGGGGTTACAGCTCTATATATAAGTGTTTTTGAATTAGTAAACATGATTACTCCTGAGCTTTGGAATGGTGTTGCCGAGCAGGCAGAGGCCGAAGCCTTGCGCTCTTAAA harbors:
- the cas2 gene encoding CRISPR-associated endonuclease Cas2, producing MSKITRHLIAYDISCDKERYKVSKILEGFGFRVQESVFECDLTTQLKGRLIAKLEHLQIETGFVSIYPLGSHKPKDIGNAPPRINENYSFVI
- the cmr6 gene encoding type III-B CRISPR module RAMP protein Cmr6, giving the protein MKTDLQAVHPSLLMHKLGLHALIFEHPEKHSLSIAKPENNDHVGEKRTVLAALTKSVQDDNFRNIYKLSNQKWLEYLEKTGALILEAKTGSKFISGLSYGAAMHVGFSLHHTYGVPYIPGSSVKGACKAIASLEAKDEISDIYGEDDDSNGKVLFLDSFPVPLIKKISDLLVLDVITPHHTKGNSGEKGYESAPDIEEPVPVEFIVVPKGITFTFAFICQDEKHRDIVTKHWQLACDEGFGAKSSNGYGYFEPIKSTEEHPKPTPPEEIMKEFKEEVRNNKSILNNKLEYFVKKITDSGLPAETQKEMATLLVNNLGVKALKKKVKKDNKSALVLKAIWKS
- the cmr5 gene encoding type III-B CRISPR module-associated protein Cmr5, producing the protein MDSRDNILSKKAFNFIDKCKGKDNAADIRTELEGLPAKIKINGLPQTLIFLLEKSKTDNSGNEQNDRYMIGKELVEYLAKKELDKDKTTNYPSEAYKLCEKNLRHATIEAVAYTAWLKRMAKAIIPKKDNSNTNTEVSNEN
- the cmr4 gene encoding type III-B CRISPR module RAMP protein Cmr4; amino-acid sequence: MFTNSKTLIYRAVTPLHCGATEAGDGIDLPVVRERYTNFPFIPATSLKGVWRDICQRNDDWEQTEEHTAFGPDSSDVDNKSAGLLGFVDAQILYLPIRASARTFFLITCPLQVSRFNETLVKQGIEPHEISNINDDTIISSALADIENVYLEDIKLKAKSQKLNLPSEGVPNYLKSRLALVSDETFEWFASNAMEIRAHNKLSATKQSKSLWYEEFVPAESIFFGQLLESPPYNGDDPSESGKYSTKLIETKPLFFQVGGNESTGHGLMEITPIEKGESHG